In Aridibaculum aurantiacum, the following proteins share a genomic window:
- a CDS encoding metal-dependent hydrolase family protein produces MKRVILLVLLVASTLISVAQQTILHCGKLIDVNNSRVLSNMSVIVEGKKIVDVREGFVQPAAGGRIIDLKNRTVMPGLMDMHVHMESETRRGATADRFTKNPADVAFDAAQYAQTTLLAGFTTVRDLGGSGVNVALRNAVAKGTVAGPRIFTAGKSIATTGGHADPTNGYRKDLMGNPGPAEGVINGPDEARQAIRQRYKDGSDLIKITATAGVLSQAKDASGAQFTDEELKAIIETAKDYGYKVAAHAHGAEGLKRAVRAGVSSIEHGTFMDDEAIALMKKHGTYYVPTIIAGRSTADSAKIPGYYSEIVTPKALEVGPKIQNTFTRAYKAGVKIAFGTDAGVFMHGKNWREFAYMVEGGMPAMEAIRCATVHAADLLGTTATLGSIEKGKFADIIAVEGDPITNINAMENVRFVMKDGRVFRQN; encoded by the coding sequence ATGAAACGTGTTATTCTGCTGGTGTTGCTTGTAGCTTCTACACTCATTTCTGTTGCTCAGCAAACCATACTGCACTGCGGTAAGTTGATTGATGTAAACAATAGCCGCGTCCTTAGCAATATGTCAGTAATTGTAGAAGGAAAAAAAATAGTTGATGTGCGCGAAGGATTTGTACAACCCGCTGCTGGTGGCAGGATCATAGACCTGAAGAATAGAACGGTGATGCCTGGACTAATGGATATGCATGTGCACATGGAAAGTGAAACAAGGCGTGGCGCCACTGCTGACCGTTTTACTAAAAACCCTGCTGACGTAGCTTTCGACGCGGCACAATATGCACAGACCACATTGCTGGCAGGTTTTACAACTGTTCGTGACCTGGGCGGTAGCGGTGTAAATGTTGCGCTTCGTAATGCAGTCGCTAAAGGCACGGTAGCGGGTCCGAGAATTTTTACTGCAGGGAAATCTATAGCTACTACCGGCGGACATGCCGATCCTACAAATGGCTACCGCAAAGACCTGATGGGAAATCCTGGTCCTGCGGAAGGAGTGATCAATGGTCCAGACGAAGCCCGACAGGCTATTCGCCAACGTTATAAAGACGGATCTGACCTGATAAAAATCACAGCGACTGCAGGTGTGCTTAGCCAGGCTAAAGATGCATCGGGTGCGCAGTTCACTGATGAAGAATTAAAAGCGATCATTGAAACGGCAAAAGATTATGGATATAAAGTGGCGGCGCATGCACATGGTGCAGAAGGATTAAAACGCGCTGTTCGTGCCGGTGTTTCTTCTATTGAACATGGAACTTTCATGGATGACGAGGCTATAGCACTAATGAAAAAGCATGGTACGTATTACGTGCCTACCATCATTGCAGGTCGCTCTACAGCTGACTCTGCTAAGATACCCGGGTACTATTCGGAAATAGTTACTCCCAAAGCACTGGAGGTTGGTCCAAAGATCCAGAACACATTTACAAGAGCCTATAAAGCCGGCGTGAAGATAGCTTTCGGTACAGATGCCGGTGTGTTTATGCATGGCAAAAACTGGAGAGAATTTGCTTACATGGTAGAGGGCGGAATGCCTGCCATGGAAGCCATTCGTTGTGCTACTGTTCATGCAGCTGATCTCCTAGGGACTACGGCTACACTAGGCTCTATTGAAAAGGGAAAATTTGCAGACATCATTGCTGTAGAGGGCGATCCAATAACCAACATCAATGCCATGGAAAATGTAAGGTTTGTTATGAAAGACGGCAGGGTCTTCAGGCAGAACTAA
- a CDS encoding peroxiredoxin, whose amino-acid sequence MSLRLGDDAPNFTAKTSIGEINFYEYLGDSWGVLFSHPADYTPVCTTELGRTALLKEEFAKRGVKVLALSVDPVDKHHGWINDINETQQCEVDFPIIADEDRTVAGLYDMIHPNASATATVRSLFIIGPDKKVKLMITYPASTGRNFYEVLRVIDSLQLTANYSVATPANWNDGEDVIVVPAVSTEDAIAKFPKGLNIVKPYLRYTPQPNK is encoded by the coding sequence ATGAGTTTACGATTAGGAGACGACGCTCCGAATTTTACAGCAAAGACAAGCATCGGTGAGATCAATTTTTACGAATACCTGGGCGATAGCTGGGGTGTGTTGTTCAGTCATCCTGCAGACTATACACCTGTATGTACCACTGAGCTAGGCAGAACCGCTTTATTAAAAGAAGAATTTGCGAAGCGTGGTGTAAAAGTGCTGGCGCTAAGTGTTGACCCTGTAGATAAGCACCACGGCTGGATCAACGACATCAACGAAACACAGCAGTGCGAAGTTGATTTCCCCATTATTGCAGACGAGGATAGGACAGTAGCGGGTTTGTATGATATGATACATCCGAATGCATCGGCTACTGCTACGGTTCGTTCTTTGTTCATCATTGGTCCCGATAAGAAAGTGAAGCTGATGATCACCTACCCAGCAAGTACAGGAAGGAATTTTTACGAGGTATTGCGTGTGATAGACAGTCTACAGTTAACTGCCAACTACAGCGTAGCCACACCGGCAAACTGGAACGATGGTGAAGATGTAATAGTGGTGCCTGCTGTTAGTACAGAAGATGCTATTGCCAAATTTCCTAAAGGCCTGAACATTGTGAAGCCATACTTACGCTACACGCCGCAACCGAATAAGTGA
- a CDS encoding RluA family pseudouridine synthase, whose protein sequence is MKLEIVFENDHFVAMNKPSGLLSIPDRMGKDPSLKRYLQDRYENIFTVHRLDKDTSGLIVFAKDEATHKFLSQAFEGRDVEKYYLGLVNGTLMNNKGSIDAAIMEHPGKTTLMMTNKKGKPSLTDYEVLEEFGQYSFVQFQIHTGRTHQIRVHMKHVGNPIVCDELYGNGEPILLSGIKRKFKLSKSADEERPILNRLALHSHRLVFIDAQGNKHELEAPLQKDLKATLQQLRKAKD, encoded by the coding sequence ATGAAGCTTGAAATTGTATTTGAGAACGATCATTTTGTTGCCATGAATAAACCGTCAGGACTGTTATCCATTCCTGACAGGATGGGTAAAGATCCTTCGCTAAAGAGATACCTGCAGGACCGGTACGAAAACATTTTCACGGTTCACCGTTTGGATAAAGATACCAGCGGCCTGATCGTTTTTGCTAAAGATGAAGCTACCCACAAGTTCCTTTCACAAGCCTTTGAAGGCAGAGATGTAGAGAAGTACTATCTCGGCCTGGTAAATGGTACGCTAATGAACAACAAAGGCAGCATAGATGCAGCCATCATGGAACACCCGGGAAAGACTACCCTGATGATGACGAATAAAAAAGGCAAACCTTCTCTTACTGACTATGAAGTATTGGAAGAGTTCGGGCAGTATTCATTCGTACAGTTCCAGATACATACGGGGCGCACTCACCAGATACGTGTACACATGAAGCATGTAGGCAATCCTATTGTTTGCGATGAACTGTATGGCAATGGAGAACCTATACTATTGTCTGGCATAAAGCGCAAGTTCAAACTGAGCAAATCTGCAGATGAAGAAAGGCCTATATTAAACAGGCTGGCGCTTCACTCCCACCGGCTGGTGTTCATAGATGCGCAAGGCAATAAACATGAGCTGGAAGCACCACTGCAAAAAGATTTGAAAGCTACCTTGCAACAGCTAAGAAAAGCGAAAGATTAG
- a CDS encoding pseudouridine synthase — protein sequence MRKRTDNFDKFVKKPKGSAIKEKIKQEKKKEKKERAAAIEAHYARKREEKLRMRGIDPDTIQPKGKPGKPSTANKYKPAPAGSNSAAPTAKPAFNKATPGDAREGKDFGKEKKLKPKYVPGSKKERTTPIEPRITTTRPDQAPKPQQERKPQAKIAAPKKEERSSSAGERSRPAKPSQPQRPQQERPAPHTAKQATPATDKFSKKETRQPAEQMPLNKYIAHSGVCARRDAAILVKDGKVTVNGEVVTDPGTKVTEYDEVTVSGKKLTISKNFVYILLNKPKDYITTSEDPQGRKTVLDLVRTATSERVYPVGRLDRNTSGVLLLTNDGDLAQKLSHPKHEIKKVYEVRLDRPLTKADMEKIASGITLEDGFIAPDVIAYADSKDKSIIGVEIHSGRNRIVRRIFEHLKYDVKALDRVMFAGLTKKDVLRGNWRFLKEKEVRLLKYMNQSFAKKK from the coding sequence ATGCGGAAACGTACAGATAACTTCGACAAGTTTGTAAAGAAACCTAAGGGAAGTGCTATAAAAGAAAAGATCAAACAAGAGAAGAAGAAAGAGAAGAAAGAAAGAGCTGCTGCCATAGAAGCACATTATGCCCGCAAGCGCGAAGAGAAACTAAGGATGCGCGGAATAGATCCTGACACTATTCAACCTAAAGGCAAACCAGGAAAACCTTCTACCGCTAATAAATACAAGCCAGCTCCTGCAGGTTCTAATTCTGCAGCTCCTACAGCTAAGCCTGCTTTTAATAAAGCCACACCGGGTGATGCACGTGAAGGAAAAGATTTTGGAAAGGAGAAAAAGCTGAAACCAAAATATGTTCCCGGGAGTAAGAAAGAAAGAACAACTCCTATAGAACCACGCATTACCACTACACGTCCTGACCAAGCACCCAAGCCTCAACAAGAACGTAAGCCACAGGCAAAGATTGCAGCACCTAAAAAAGAGGAAAGATCTTCGTCTGCAGGAGAACGTAGCCGCCCGGCAAAACCTTCTCAACCGCAAAGACCACAACAGGAAAGACCTGCACCGCATACTGCAAAACAAGCCACACCTGCTACAGATAAATTTTCAAAAAAGGAAACCAGGCAGCCTGCTGAGCAAATGCCATTGAACAAGTACATTGCTCATAGTGGTGTTTGTGCACGGCGTGATGCAGCCATTTTGGTAAAAGATGGAAAAGTGACTGTAAATGGTGAAGTAGTAACTGACCCGGGAACCAAAGTAACAGAATACGACGAAGTAACAGTTTCCGGTAAAAAACTTACCATCAGCAAGAATTTTGTTTACATACTGCTGAATAAGCCCAAAGATTATATTACTACATCTGAAGATCCGCAGGGACGTAAGACAGTGCTGGACCTTGTACGCACTGCTACGAGCGAACGTGTGTATCCTGTAGGACGTCTTGATAGGAATACATCAGGCGTGCTGCTGCTTACCAATGATGGTGATCTTGCCCAGAAGCTATCTCACCCAAAGCACGAGATAAAGAAAGTGTACGAGGTAAGGCTCGACAGGCCGCTTACAAAAGCAGACATGGAGAAGATAGCATCCGGTATCACTTTAGAAGATGGCTTCATTGCTCCGGATGTGATAGCGTATGCAGACTCTAAAGACAAAAGCATCATTGGCGTGGAGATACACAGTGGCCGCAACCGTATCGTCCGCCGCATATTCGAGCACTTGAAATACGACGTAAAAGCACTTGACCGGGTGATGTTTGCCGGGCTTACCAAGAAAGATGTTCTCCGTGGCAACTGGCGTTTTTTGAAAGAAAAAGAAGTGCGCTTACTGAAGTACATGAACCAGTCTTTCGCAAAGAAGAAGTAA
- the rlmN gene encoding 23S rRNA (adenine(2503)-C(2))-methyltransferase RlmN, whose protein sequence is MKSTTPNIRHLSLEELTNYFEQLGEKKFRAKQVYEWVWSKQAHSFEAMTNLSKELRSKLAEHFVLPALNVETTQYSADGTIKSRFKTVDNHMVEGVLIPTESRYTACVSSQIGCSLSCKFCATGYMDRKRNLDYDEIYDEVVLINQQTERVYNKKLSNIVFMGMGEPLLNYKNVLKAIERITAPDGLGMSPRRITVSTAGVAKMIKQLGDDKVRFNLALSLHAANDVKRNEIMPINESNNIKALIEALNYFYKETGNEITFEYILFQNFNDTLQDADELIKIFRQVPADLVNIIEYNPIDAAKFLKPDEDTVEKFMNHLAKHRVNARLRRSRGKDIDAACGQLANKDTIGAEA, encoded by the coding sequence ATGAAATCGACGACCCCAAATATTCGCCATTTAAGTTTAGAGGAGCTAACCAACTATTTTGAGCAGTTAGGCGAAAAGAAATTCAGGGCAAAACAGGTATACGAGTGGGTTTGGAGCAAACAAGCACACTCTTTTGAAGCTATGACCAATCTTAGCAAAGAGCTCAGGTCAAAACTGGCTGAGCACTTTGTACTTCCTGCGCTAAATGTAGAAACTACCCAATACAGCGCCGACGGCACCATCAAGAGCCGCTTCAAGACGGTTGACAATCATATGGTAGAAGGTGTGCTTATTCCTACCGAAAGCCGCTACACAGCTTGTGTATCATCACAGATTGGCTGTAGCCTTAGCTGTAAGTTTTGCGCTACCGGCTACATGGACCGCAAACGTAACCTTGACTACGATGAGATCTACGACGAGGTAGTACTAATAAACCAGCAGACAGAACGTGTTTATAATAAGAAGCTGAGCAATATTGTTTTTATGGGTATGGGAGAACCATTACTAAACTATAAGAACGTATTGAAAGCCATAGAACGCATCACCGCTCCTGATGGATTAGGCATGAGCCCAAGAAGAATAACAGTTTCCACTGCAGGTGTAGCAAAAATGATCAAGCAATTGGGCGATGATAAAGTGCGCTTCAACCTGGCACTGAGCCTGCATGCTGCCAACGATGTAAAGCGCAACGAGATCATGCCAATCAACGAAAGCAACAATATCAAAGCACTCATTGAAGCACTGAATTATTTCTACAAAGAGACCGGCAACGAGATCACGTTTGAATACATCCTGTTCCAGAACTTCAACGACACCTTGCAAGATGCTGATGAACTAATAAAGATCTTTAGACAAGTACCGGCAGACCTGGTGAACATTATAGAATACAATCCTATTGATGCAGCCAAATTCCTGAAGCCTGATGAAGACACTGTGGAGAAGTTTATGAACCACCTTGCCAAACATAGAGTGAACGCCCGGTTGAGAAGAAGCCGCGGAAAGGATATAGATGCAGCCTGTGGTCAACTTGCTAATAAAGATACCATAGGTGCAGAAGCTTAG
- the purL gene encoding phosphoribosylformylglycinamidine synthase subunit PurL: MEVNVQTAQQLRLTEGEFEKIKEIMGRTPNFTELCAYSVMWSEHCSYKNSIKWLKTLPRDSEKMLVAAGEENAGLMDIGDGWGVVFKIESHNHPSAIEPFQGAATGVGGIHRDIFTMGARPIAALNSLRFGKIEEPKTQHLLNGVVHGIGHYGNCFGVPTVGGEVYFEERYHTNPLVNAMSVGIVRNGETISATAKGEGNPVFIVGSATGKDGMGGASFASADITEDSVEELPAVQVGDPFQEKKLLEACLEVIQTGAVVGMQDMGAAGIICSTSEMSAKGEVGMVIHLEKVPTRQQNMKAWELLLSESQERMLIVVEKGKEAEVLAVFDKWDMPCSEIGVVTNTGLLQFYMNGELEAVLNAESLVLGGGAPQNDREYREPAYFEKIKAFDPATVPVPEDLKEVAKQLLQLPNIASKRYIFNQYDSMVGAANMSTNAPSDAAIVLAKGTGKALAVTVDCNSRYVFADPYKGGMIAVAEAARNIVCSGGEPLGVTNCLNFGNPFDPEVYYQFVYAVKGMGDACRKFDTPVTGGNVSFYNQNPDGAVYPTPTIGMVGVLDDVEKRMTLDFKQATDVIYMLGTGTADINSSEYLHKIVGVEYSPAPEFDVDAEFLLQQAIKQLIQQGLLQSCHDISEGGLITTLMESGFNRSLGFDVQQTQNNIRPDGFWFGEAQSRAVISCTIKNAEAVIEFLKAWNIPHEYLGVVTEGDIDMEGVSWGHINEWKDLYENAIARTVAPSQVVSIDDEKAQVMQKEGIKGKGEVKGF, encoded by the coding sequence ATGGAAGTGAACGTACAAACCGCCCAACAGCTTCGACTTACCGAAGGAGAATTCGAAAAAATAAAAGAGATCATGGGACGCACGCCCAACTTTACCGAGTTGTGTGCGTACAGTGTAATGTGGAGTGAACACTGCAGTTACAAGAACTCGATAAAATGGCTGAAGACTTTGCCACGCGACAGTGAGAAGATGCTGGTAGCAGCAGGTGAGGAGAACGCAGGTTTGATGGATATTGGCGATGGCTGGGGCGTAGTGTTCAAAATAGAAAGTCATAATCACCCAAGTGCTATTGAACCCTTCCAGGGAGCGGCTACGGGTGTAGGTGGTATTCACCGCGATATATTTACTATGGGCGCTCGTCCTATAGCAGCGCTTAATAGTTTACGTTTTGGTAAAATAGAAGAGCCAAAAACGCAGCACCTGCTCAATGGTGTGGTGCATGGAATTGGTCACTACGGCAACTGCTTTGGTGTGCCTACTGTAGGTGGCGAAGTTTATTTTGAAGAACGTTATCATACCAATCCTTTGGTGAACGCAATGAGCGTGGGCATAGTGCGTAATGGTGAAACCATTAGTGCTACTGCAAAAGGAGAAGGTAATCCTGTTTTTATAGTTGGAAGTGCTACCGGTAAAGACGGTATGGGCGGTGCAAGCTTTGCTAGTGCCGATATTACTGAAGATAGCGTAGAAGAACTGCCGGCGGTACAGGTAGGCGATCCTTTCCAGGAGAAGAAACTGCTGGAAGCTTGCCTGGAAGTGATACAAACAGGAGCGGTAGTAGGTATGCAGGATATGGGTGCAGCAGGCATTATCTGTAGTACCAGCGAAATGAGTGCAAAGGGTGAAGTAGGAATGGTAATTCACCTGGAGAAGGTGCCTACACGCCAGCAAAATATGAAGGCATGGGAGCTGTTGCTGAGCGAAAGCCAGGAGCGTATGCTGATAGTGGTGGAGAAAGGAAAAGAAGCGGAAGTGCTGGCTGTTTTTGATAAATGGGATATGCCATGTAGCGAGATAGGCGTGGTAACCAATACCGGCTTGCTGCAGTTTTATATGAATGGAGAACTGGAAGCAGTATTAAATGCTGAAAGTTTAGTGCTGGGTGGTGGTGCTCCACAAAACGATCGTGAGTATCGTGAGCCTGCTTATTTTGAAAAAATAAAAGCTTTTGATCCGGCTACAGTGCCTGTGCCTGAAGATCTGAAAGAAGTAGCGAAGCAACTGTTGCAGTTGCCTAACATCGCCAGCAAGCGCTACATCTTTAACCAATACGATAGCATGGTGGGTGCTGCCAATATGAGCACCAATGCACCAAGTGATGCCGCCATTGTACTTGCAAAAGGAACAGGCAAAGCGCTGGCTGTAACCGTAGATTGTAACAGCCGCTATGTATTTGCTGATCCTTACAAAGGAGGAATGATAGCAGTGGCTGAAGCTGCAAGAAATATTGTTTGTAGCGGTGGTGAGCCTTTGGGTGTAACCAACTGTCTCAACTTTGGTAATCCTTTCGATCCTGAAGTGTATTACCAGTTTGTATATGCGGTAAAAGGTATGGGTGATGCATGCCGCAAATTTGATACGCCTGTAACAGGTGGTAACGTAAGCTTCTACAATCAAAACCCGGATGGTGCTGTTTATCCTACACCTACAATAGGTATGGTAGGCGTACTGGATGATGTAGAAAAAAGGATGACGCTTGATTTCAAACAAGCCACCGATGTGATATACATGTTGGGTACAGGAACGGCTGATATCAACAGCTCGGAATACCTGCATAAAATAGTTGGTGTAGAATACTCACCTGCACCGGAATTTGATGTTGATGCAGAATTTTTACTGCAACAAGCGATCAAACAACTGATACAACAGGGACTGCTGCAAAGCTGCCACGACATCAGCGAAGGTGGCCTGATAACAACCCTGATGGAAAGTGGTTTCAACCGTAGTCTTGGCTTCGATGTACAGCAGACGCAAAACAACATCAGGCCTGATGGCTTCTGGTTTGGCGAAGCGCAAAGCCGCGCAGTAATATCCTGTACTATAAAAAATGCTGAAGCTGTGATTGAGTTTCTGAAAGCATGGAATATTCCGCATGAATATTTGGGCGTAGTAACTGAAGGTGACATAGACATGGAAGGTGTATCGTGGGGCCACATCAACGAGTGGAAAGACTTGTATGAGAATGCCATTGCCCGTACAGTAGCGCCTTCGCAAGTTGTTTCAATAGATGATGAGAAAGCGCAGGTAATGCAGAAGGAAGGCATAAAAGGCAAAGGAGAAGTAAAAGGTTTTTAA
- the rfaD gene encoding ADP-glyceromanno-heptose 6-epimerase gives MNIDFNSLLQEEENETPAKKQGAIIVTGAAGFIGSQMVEYLNGRGYHNLILVDDFGVEAKRSNWEGKEYLEIVERYNLFAWLQQHEPKIDFIIHLGARTDTTEFDYSIHQELNVEYSQNVWNYCVQHNVPLIYASSAATYGAGELGYNDDHEVIFQLKPLNPYGVSKNEFDKWAIQQGATPPFWAGLKFFNVYGPNEYHKGRMASVIWHSFNQVKKDGVVKLFRSHRPDFKDGEQLRDFVYVKDVVKVIGWMMKKINDTASSNSQPTTSNLEPGLYNLGTGKARAFADLVKATFAGLDKEPNIQFIDMPEDIRDKYQYFTEANMKKLRDAGYTDEFYSLEEGVIDYVRNYLVKL, from the coding sequence ATGAACATCGATTTTAATTCGCTGCTACAAGAAGAGGAGAATGAAACTCCAGCAAAAAAGCAAGGTGCAATAATAGTTACTGGTGCTGCAGGTTTTATTGGTAGCCAAATGGTAGAGTACCTCAACGGTCGGGGCTATCACAATCTTATCCTTGTAGATGATTTTGGAGTAGAAGCAAAGCGTAGCAACTGGGAGGGGAAGGAGTACCTGGAGATAGTTGAACGCTACAACTTATTTGCATGGCTACAGCAGCATGAACCAAAGATCGATTTTATCATTCACCTGGGTGCACGTACTGATACAACAGAATTCGATTATTCTATTCACCAGGAGCTGAATGTGGAGTATTCGCAGAATGTATGGAACTACTGCGTACAGCACAACGTGCCGCTTATTTATGCATCGTCAGCAGCTACATATGGTGCAGGTGAATTGGGCTACAATGATGATCATGAAGTTATCTTCCAACTGAAGCCGCTGAACCCGTATGGTGTTAGTAAAAATGAATTTGATAAATGGGCGATACAACAAGGTGCAACGCCGCCTTTCTGGGCAGGCCTAAAATTCTTCAATGTATATGGCCCGAATGAATACCATAAGGGAAGAATGGCCAGCGTGATCTGGCATTCATTCAACCAGGTAAAGAAAGATGGCGTAGTAAAACTGTTCCGTAGCCACCGCCCTGATTTTAAGGATGGCGAGCAACTACGCGATTTTGTATATGTAAAGGATGTGGTGAAGGTGATTGGCTGGATGATGAAAAAAATAAATGATACAGCGTCTTCCAACTCTCAACCTACAACTTCCAACCTCGAACCTGGATTATATAACCTTGGAACAGGAAAAGCAAGAGCCTTTGCAGACCTGGTAAAAGCCACTTTTGCAGGACTTGATAAAGAGCCAAACATCCAGTTTATTGACATGCCTGAAGACATCAGGGATAAGTATCAATATTTCACAGAAGCTAATATGAAAAAGCTTCGAGATGCAGGTTATACAGACGAATTTTATTCTTTAGAAGAAGGCGTGATAGATTATGTACGCAATTACCTGGTGAAGCTTTAA
- the proC gene encoding pyrroline-5-carboxylate reductase yields the protein MNNKIAIIGGGNLGTAIAEGLISSGFQRSEHIIITKRNIATLEALEEKGVLVSNDNKEAVRFADVIILAVKPFQVQQVLDEIKDKLDESRHLLISVVTGVYIKDLHNIIGKQLPLFRAMPNTAIAIQESMTCICSQFAKLEQVGYVHDLFDQLGKTVEIDEQLMDAATVLGACGTAYAMRYIRANIQGGIEIGFSAATATLIAAQTVKGAADLLLRLKTHPEQEIDKVTTPKGCTIAGLNEMEHQGFSSSLIKGLTASFKKIKTDM from the coding sequence ATGAACAATAAAATAGCCATCATTGGCGGCGGCAACCTCGGAACAGCGATAGCTGAAGGTCTTATCAGCAGCGGTTTTCAGCGTAGCGAGCACATCATCATTACCAAACGAAACATCGCTACACTGGAAGCGCTGGAAGAGAAAGGCGTGCTGGTGAGCAACGATAATAAAGAAGCTGTTCGTTTTGCTGATGTTATAATTCTTGCTGTAAAGCCTTTCCAGGTGCAGCAGGTGTTGGATGAGATAAAAGATAAACTAGACGAGAGCAGACACCTGCTGATCTCTGTTGTTACGGGTGTTTATATAAAAGACCTGCACAATATCATTGGAAAACAATTGCCTTTGTTTAGGGCTATGCCAAATACTGCAATTGCTATACAGGAAAGCATGACCTGTATCTGCAGCCAATTTGCAAAGCTGGAGCAGGTGGGTTATGTTCACGACCTGTTTGATCAACTAGGTAAAACGGTGGAAATAGACGAGCAACTGATGGATGCAGCAACAGTACTGGGAGCATGTGGTACTGCTTATGCCATGCGCTACATCAGGGCCAATATACAGGGAGGAATAGAGATAGGTTTTAGTGCTGCCACGGCTACATTGATAGCTGCGCAAACGGTAAAAGGTGCAGCAGACCTGCTATTGCGGCTGAAGACGCACCCTGAGCAGGAGATAGACAAAGTGACCACGCCAAAAGGTTGTACCATAGCTGGCTTAAACGAAATGGAACACCAGGGTTTTAGTTCATCGCTGATTAAAGGATTGACTGCAAGTTTTAAGAAGATAAAGACGGATATGTAG
- a CDS encoding START domain-containing protein, whose amino-acid sequence MCKDKNGIKIYSAKEGTAKYKSIKVEAIIPGNLERLLKIMMDPNSNKDWIYRTHQSYLLQRYSNNEVLSYTETSLPWPASNRDVPLRVKMSMDEKNGSLKIYSTGVPNAIPEKAGIVRIPYFNSVWDIRYKDANTLYIIYNLQMDPGGNIPAWVTNMFVAKGPYETFVKLSELMKQPVLTAK is encoded by the coding sequence TTGTGCAAAGATAAAAACGGGATAAAAATTTACAGTGCTAAAGAAGGCACGGCCAAGTATAAGTCGATAAAAGTAGAAGCAATCATTCCCGGTAACCTGGAGCGGCTCTTAAAGATCATGATGGATCCTAACAGTAACAAAGACTGGATTTATCGTACCCACCAGTCGTATCTATTGCAGCGCTATAGCAACAACGAGGTTCTTTCTTATACTGAGACTTCACTTCCGTGGCCGGCGAGTAACCGCGATGTCCCGCTTCGCGTAAAGATGTCGATGGATGAAAAGAATGGCTCGCTGAAGATATATTCAACCGGGGTTCCCAATGCCATTCCTGAAAAAGCAGGGATTGTACGCATTCCCTACTTCAATAGCGTGTGGGACATACGTTACAAGGACGCAAACACGCTTTACATTATCTACAATCTGCAAATGGATCCTGGAGGAAATATTCCAGCTTGGGTGACGAATATGTTTGTAGCTAAAGGACCATATGAAACTTTTGTAAAGCTGTCTGAGCTGATGAAGCAGCCAGTGCTTACTGCAAAATAG
- a CDS encoding oxidoreductase, producing MIKVWFITGCSTGFGRYLAQAALQKGDKVVVTARKPADIQDIVDGYPDTAIAVKLDVTQPADITSSVQQAVEKFGRIDVLVNNAGIGYFGAIEESEDEEVRRMFEINFFGLANMTKEVLPIMRKQRSGHVVNVSSIGGLVSFPAVGFYNATKYAVDGLSESLAKETAHLGIKVTIVAPSGFRTDWAGRSANNSKIEIEDYAETAGKNKNSIRGYSGNQPGDPVKAAEAIIKAVESENPPLRLLLGAGALRGARNKIMELQRDIDAWEEVTVGADSPKQ from the coding sequence ATGATTAAAGTTTGGTTCATCACTGGTTGTTCTACTGGCTTTGGCCGCTACCTGGCCCAGGCTGCATTACAAAAAGGAGATAAGGTGGTTGTAACGGCACGTAAGCCGGCAGATATACAAGATATTGTAGATGGCTATCCAGACACGGCTATTGCAGTAAAGCTGGATGTAACGCAGCCAGCAGATATCACTTCTTCTGTTCAACAGGCGGTGGAAAAGTTTGGCCGCATTGATGTACTGGTGAATAATGCTGGTATTGGCTATTTTGGTGCAATAGAAGAAAGCGAAGATGAGGAAGTTCGCCGCATGTTCGAGATCAATTTTTTTGGCCTTGCAAATATGACCAAAGAAGTCTTGCCTATCATGCGGAAACAACGCAGTGGTCATGTGGTAAATGTCTCTTCTATTGGAGGACTTGTTTCTTTTCCTGCGGTTGGTTTTTATAACGCTACCAAGTATGCAGTGGATGGTTTGTCGGAATCGCTGGCAAAAGAAACGGCTCATCTTGGAATAAAAGTAACCATTGTAGCACCGAGTGGTTTCCGTACCGATTGGGCCGGACGCTCAGCCAACAATAGTAAAATAGAGATTGAAGATTATGCTGAGACCGCAGGTAAAAACAAGAACAGCATTCGTGGTTATAGCGGCAATCAGCCCGGTGACCCGGTAAAGGCTGCAGAGGCTATCATAAAGGCTGTTGAATCTGAAAACCCGCCGTTGCGCTTACTATTAGGCGCAGGTGCTTTGCGTGGTGCTCGTAACAAAATAATGGAACTACAACGCGATATTGATGCATGGGAAGAAGTGACCGTAGGTGCTGATTCGCCTAAACAATAA